One genomic region from Equus asinus isolate D_3611 breed Donkey chromosome 8, EquAss-T2T_v2, whole genome shotgun sequence encodes:
- the GTF2H4 gene encoding general transcription factor IIH subunit 4, translating to MESTPSRGGLNRVHLQCRNLQEFLGSLSPGVLDRLYGHPATCLAVFRELPSLAKNWVMRMLFLEQPLPQAAVALWVKKEFSKAQEESTGLLSGLRIWHTQLLPGGLQGLILNPVFRQNLRIALLGGGKAWSDDTSQLGPDKHARDVPSLDKYAEERWEVVLHFMVGSPSAAVSQDLAQLLSQAGLMKSTEPGEPPCITSAGFQFLLLDTPAQLWYFMLQYLQTAQSRGMDLVEILSFLFQLSFSTLGKDYSVEGMSDSLLNFLQHLREFGLVFQRKRKSRRYYPTRLAINLSSGVSGAGGTAHQPGFIVVETNYRLYAYTESELQIALIALFSEMLYRFPNMVVAQVTRESVQQAIASGITAQQIIHFLRTRAHPVMLKQTPVLPPTITDQIRLWELERDRLRFTEGVLYNQFLSQVDFELLLAHARELGVLVFENSAKRLMVVTPAGHSDVKRFWKRQKHSS from the exons ATGGAGAGCACCCCCTCAAGGGGTGGACTGAACCGAGTACACCTACAATGCAGGAATCTGCAGGAATTCCTAGGGAGCCTGAGCCCTGGGGTTTTGGACCGATTATATGGGCACCCTGCCACCTGTCTGGCTGTCTTCAG GGAGCTCCCATCTTTGGCTAAGAACTGGGTGATGCGGATGCTCTTTCTGGAGCAGCCTTTGCCACAAGCTGCTGTAGCTCTGTGGGTGAAGAAGGAATTCAGCAA AGCTCAGGAGGAAAGTACAGGGCTTTTGAGCGGCCTCCGTATCTGGCACACCCAGCTGCTCCCTGGTGGTCTCCAGGGCCTCATCCTCAACCCCGTCTTCCGCCAGAACCTCCGCATTGCCCTTCTGGGTGG GGGCAAGGCCTGGTCTGATGACACGAGTCAGCTGGGACCAGACAAGCATGCCCGGGATGTTCCCTCACTTGACAAGTATGCCGAGGAGCGATGGGAG GTGGTCCTGCACTTCATGGTGGGCTCCCCTAGTGCAGCCGTCAGCCAGGACCTGGCTCAGCTCCTCAGCCAGGCTGGGCTCATGAAGAG TACTGAACCTGGAGAGCCACCCTGCATTACTTCTGCCGGCTTCCAGTTCCTGTTGCTGGACACCCCTGCCCAGCTCTGGTACTTTATGTTGCAGTATCTGCAGACAGCCCAG AGTCGGGGCATGGACCTAGTGGagattctctccttcctcttccagctCAGCTTCTCTACTCTGGGCAAG GATTACTCTGTAGAAGGTATGAGTGATTCTCTGTTGAACTTCCTGCAACATCTACGTGAGTTTGGGCTTGTTTTCCAGAGGAAG AGGAAATCTCGGCGTTACTACCCCACGCGCCTGGCCATCAATCTCTCATCAGGTGTTTCTGGGGCTGGGGGCACTGCACATCAGCCCGGCTTCATTGTCGTGGAAACCAATTACCGACTGTATGCCTACACGG AGTCGGAGCTGCAGATCGCCCTCATTGCCCTCTTCTCCGAGATGCTCTATCGCTTTCCCAACATGGTGGTGGCACAGGTGACCAGAGAGAGCGTGCAGCAGGCCATCGCCAGTGGCATCACAGCCCAGCAG ATCATCCATTTCCTAAGGACAAGGGCCCACCCAGTGATGCTTAAACAG ACACCTGTGTTGCCCCCCACCATCACTGACCAGATCCGGCTGTGGGAGCTGGAAAGGGACAGACTCCGGTTCACTGAGG GCGTCTTGTATAACCAGTTCCTGTCGCAAGTGGACTTTGAGCTGCTGCTGGCGCACGCGCGGGAGCTGGGCGTGCTGGTGTTCGAGAATTCGGCCAAGCGGCTCATGGTGGTGACCCCGGCCGGGCACAGCGACGTCAAGCGCTTCTGGAAGCGGCAGAAGCACAGCTCCTGA